TCGGTCACCGTATTTGACGACAGCGTTCTGTCTCTGATCGAAGATCTACGCGATACGCTTTACACCACCACCGGCATCGGTCTGTGCGCGCCGCAGCTGGGCGACCTGCGCCAGGTCTTGGTGATGGATTTGAGTGAAGACCACGGCGATCTGCAGGTGTTCATCAACCCGGTCATTCACGGGCGTGATGTACTCGGCATGATCGAGGAAAGCTGCCTGTCGATTCCGGATGTCGTCGCTCGAGTGGTCCGCCCAACCGAAGTGGACGTGAGTGCAGTCGATCAGTTTGGCCAGCCGTTTGAGACTCATCTGTCGGGCATGTCCGCCGTTTGCCTACAGCACGAGATGGACCATCTCGCCGGGCGCCTGTTTGTCGATCGGCTTTCGCTGTTCCGGCGCTTGCTGCTCAAAGCAACCGGCAAAATTGCAGGCGCCGGGGCCCCTCAGCAGGCCGCCTGACGGCGGCCCACTAACTGCGACCCAGCGACTCAAATGCTGGGGTGGGCATGGCGAGCAGGCTGACGCGCTTTTCCCCGTCCTCGGTATCCTGCTGCCCCACTTCATGAAAACCATAGGTCGAGTGAAACAGGACTGATCCCGGATTACTGGGTTTTAGATTGACCTCACAAGTCAGGAGCGGCGCGTTTTGCTCCGTGAAAGACTGAACGTCAGCGTACAGCACTCGTCCGACGCCCTTGCGGCGAAAACCTGGCGCAATCACGACCCGGTCGATATACACAAACTGCTCGTACTGCTGCTGAAACCACCGATAGTTGACGCTGTCGTAGTCGCTATCCGCCGTCATTGCCAGCAGAAACCCGGCCGGCGTGCCGTCGAGCTCGGCGATCCGCACGAACGCCGAATAGCCATAGAGCTGCTCAAGGCGTTCAATCTTCAGGTGGTTGACTGCCGGCGTTGCGTCGTTGTTGGTTTGTTGGACCCAGGGAAGCTCGTCGGGGCGTACGTCGCGGATACTGATGACCAATGTTGTGCCTCGTAGACTCGGAGGTGGATGGCGCGCCGACCCCGATCGGTGGACCGCTCGCGTCAGGCTGCGGCCAAGCCGGTCGACACGGCCGGAGCGGGAGTTTGGTAAACTTTACCGTTAATTTGATCCGGCGTTAAAGGTGTCTCGCATCCTCAATACCAATCAGCTCCTGCGCTTTGCCGGCCTGTTTACCTGGGTCTGTGTTGGCTTCGCGCTGGTGATGGCGCCTCAGCTCGGTGGTGGGGATATGCCCAGGGCGCGCTACCTCCTGTGGGGCATCGCTCAGCTGACCTTCGGGGTTGCCTACTGGATCCTCTCGAACTCGATCCAGCGACGACCCGCCCGAACCCGGCTCCATCTGCTTTTGCTGGCGTTGATGAGCGTTTCGGCGCTGGAAATTTCCGGGGTCAGCAGCTCGGGGCTCGGCGGCATTCTGCTCGTTGTGGTGGCCGGCGTGCTCCCCTGGGCGCTGCCGCTGTCGTGGGGCGTGGCCTGGCTGCTGGTCCAAAACCTGCTGCTGGCTTGGACTGTGGGACAGATCCCTGACGTCACGATGGAGCAGGCTGTGCTGCTCGGCGGCCTTTATCTGGGCTATTCGAGCTTCACCTTTGTGATTTCGCTGGTGGCGCGTCGCCAAAGCTACGCACGGGACGAGCTGCGCAAGGTCAACTCGGAGCTGCGGGCGACGCAGGCGCTGCTCGCGGAGAGCACGCGGATCGCGGAGCGAGTCCGAATCTCCCGCGAGCTCCATGATCTGGTGGGGCACCACCTCACGGCGCTGAGTCTTAATCTTGAGGTCGCCAGCCATCTCGTGACCGGCAAAGCGGTTGATCACGTGACGCAGGCCCAGACCGTCGCAAAACTCCTGCTCAGCGACGTCCGGGAGGTGGTGGGCGCCATGCGCGGCGGCGACAGCATCAATCTGACCGAGGCGCTGATGCGACTGTCAGAGGGGGTGCCGAAACCGACGATTCACCTCGACATCCCGGAACAGCTAAACGTGGATGACCCGCAGCGTGCGCAGGTGGTGCTGCGCTGCGCTCAGGAAATTATCACCAACGCGGTAAAACACGCGGATGCCGAGAACCTGTGGCTCTCGATTTCGCAAAACGATTCGGGGCTGACGATCACTGCGCGTGACGATGGTCGAGGCACGCCGCGGGTCAACGAAGGAAACGGCCTGACGGGGATGGGCGAGCGGGTAAGGCAGCTCGGCGGAAATCTGTCCGTAAAATCTGGACCCGGGGCTGGCTTCAGCCTCAATGCATGGTTACCAAGGGAAGCAATCATATGATCAAAGTGTGCCTGGTCGATGACCAGACGCTGGTACGTCAGGGAGTTCGCTCGCTGCTCGAGCTCGCTGAAGAAATCGAGGTGGTCGGCGAGGCGGTCGATGGCCGCTCCGCTTGTGAGCTGATTCCCGAGCTGCAGCCGGATGTGGTGCTGCTGGATATGCGTATGCCCGAGATGTCGGGCCTTGATGTGCTGGATCATCTGGGTAAAGCGGGCAAGCTGCCGCCCACGATTATTCTGACGACCTTCGATGACGACACCCTCGTGCTCGCCGGCATTAAGGCTGGCGCCAAAGGCTATCTGCTGAAGGACGTATCGTTGGACGAGCTGGTCGGCGCGGTGCGCACCGTGGCCGAAGGCGGAACGCTGGTCCGCCCGGCGGTGACCGAACGTTTGCTGAAGGGGC
This genomic stretch from Pseudomonadota bacterium harbors:
- a CDS encoding sensor histidine kinase, which translates into the protein MSRILNTNQLLRFAGLFTWVCVGFALVMAPQLGGGDMPRARYLLWGIAQLTFGVAYWILSNSIQRRPARTRLHLLLLALMSVSALEISGVSSSGLGGILLVVVAGVLPWALPLSWGVAWLLVQNLLLAWTVGQIPDVTMEQAVLLGGLYLGYSSFTFVISLVARRQSYARDELRKVNSELRATQALLAESTRIAERVRISRELHDLVGHHLTALSLNLEVASHLVTGKAVDHVTQAQTVAKLLLSDVREVVGAMRGGDSINLTEALMRLSEGVPKPTIHLDIPEQLNVDDPQRAQVVLRCAQEIITNAVKHADAENLWLSISQNDSGLTITARDDGRGTPRVNEGNGLTGMGERVRQLGGNLSVKSGPGAGFSLNAWLPREAII
- a CDS encoding GNAT family N-acetyltransferase; translated protein: MVISIRDVRPDELPWVQQTNNDATPAVNHLKIERLEQLYGYSAFVRIAELDGTPAGFLLAMTADSDYDSVNYRWFQQQYEQFVYIDRVVIAPGFRRKGVGRVLYADVQSFTEQNAPLLTCEVNLKPSNPGSVLFHSTYGFHEVGQQDTEDGEKRVSLLAMPTPAFESLGRS
- a CDS encoding response regulator transcription factor: MIKVCLVDDQTLVRQGVRSLLELAEEIEVVGEAVDGRSACELIPELQPDVVLLDMRMPEMSGLDVLDHLGKAGKLPPTIILTTFDDDTLVLAGIKAGAKGYLLKDVSLDELVGAVRTVAEGGTLVRPAVTERLLKGLDGIRTEFSSLDRPDPLTDRETEILRLMAGGYSNKEIANSLGVAEGTVKNHVSNILSKLGVRDRTRAVLKAFELGIV
- the def gene encoding peptide deformylase, translated to MAVRPILEIPDPRLRRVAQSVTVFDDSVLSLIEDLRDTLYTTTGIGLCAPQLGDLRQVLVMDLSEDHGDLQVFINPVIHGRDVLGMIEESCLSIPDVVARVVRPTEVDVSAVDQFGQPFETHLSGMSAVCLQHEMDHLAGRLFVDRLSLFRRLLLKATGKIAGAGAPQQAA